A stretch of the Cystobacter fuscus DSM 2262 genome encodes the following:
- the pyrF gene encoding orotidine-5'-phosphate decarboxylase has product MTEVLPARERIALAADLPLDEGLRLYERVAPHVGYAKVGLSLFVEHGPPAVAAFQRLGARIFLDLKLHDIPNTVELAAARAGALGVSLLTVHAAGGESMLRAAVKGAREGALAKGHAAPRVLAVTVLTSLSAEEVAAVGLPGTPEEAALRLARLAVGAGVDGLVCSPREAAAFRRELGPTPFLCTPGIRPAGAAAGDQSRAETPAFARRAGADLLVVGRPIHTAPEPLAAARAIAEEVSSA; this is encoded by the coding sequence ATGACGGAGGTACTCCCCGCGCGGGAGCGGATCGCGCTCGCCGCGGATCTCCCCCTGGACGAGGGCCTGCGCCTCTATGAGCGCGTGGCGCCCCACGTGGGCTACGCCAAGGTGGGTCTGTCGCTCTTCGTGGAGCATGGGCCCCCGGCCGTGGCGGCCTTCCAGCGCCTGGGCGCGCGCATCTTCCTCGATCTGAAGCTGCACGACATCCCCAACACCGTGGAGCTGGCGGCCGCGCGCGCCGGAGCGCTCGGCGTGTCGCTGCTCACCGTGCACGCGGCCGGAGGCGAGAGCATGCTGCGCGCCGCGGTGAAGGGCGCGCGCGAGGGGGCTCTCGCCAAGGGACACGCGGCGCCCCGGGTGCTCGCGGTGACGGTGCTCACCTCCCTGTCCGCAGAGGAGGTGGCGGCGGTGGGCCTGCCCGGCACGCCCGAGGAGGCGGCGCTGCGGCTGGCGCGGCTGGCCGTGGGCGCGGGGGTGGACGGGCTCGTGTGCTCGCCCCGCGAGGCCGCCGCCTTCCGCCGCGAGCTCGGGCCCACGCCCTTCCTGTGTACCCCCGGCATCCGCCCCGCGGGCGCGGCCGCGGGGGACCAGAGCCGCGCGGAGACGCCCGCCTTCGCCCGGCGCGCGGGGGCGGATCTGCTCGTGGTGGGCCGCCCCATCCACACCGCCCCCGAGCCGCTGGCGGCCGCGCGCGCCATCGCCGAGGAAGTTTCCTCCGCCTGA
- a CDS encoding DUF6184 family natural product biosynthesis lipoprotein, whose translation MNLNNKWLWMLGVVGLMGCGVSSQSDAVTVAARNSCEAYEDCEQIGSGKKYANADDCMTREKAFWNNLWSVEACDEHINSKNFDSCQDAIKVLSCGSIVDQALLVAEKCPRNKVCSGNP comes from the coding sequence ATGAACCTGAACAACAAGTGGCTGTGGATGCTGGGCGTGGTGGGACTGATGGGCTGCGGCGTGAGTTCCCAGTCCGATGCGGTGACCGTGGCGGCTCGGAACTCCTGCGAGGCCTACGAGGACTGTGAGCAGATTGGCAGCGGAAAGAAATATGCGAACGCCGACGACTGCATGACGAGGGAGAAGGCCTTCTGGAACAACCTCTGGTCGGTGGAGGCCTGTGACGAGCACATCAACAGCAAGAACTTCGACTCCTGCCAGGATGCCATCAAGGTTCTGTCGTGTGGCAGCATCGTCGATCAGGCCCTGCTTGTCGCCGAGAAGTGCCCCCGGAACAAGGTCTGCAGCGGCAATCCGTAA
- a CDS encoding leucyl aminopeptidase: MNFSFISGELARASGELLVIPLFEGETGEGSPGLLAQAHAALEARLLPAATQEGFKGKSEQTFVMHTLGKFEAERVLLLGLGPRARFTPEVLRLTAGRAAKTAQRLKVRSLVFALPGGQDATASVRAVVEGLELGTYRFENYKSSAREEKNAPRLTTVKLALAEGEKTKELEQTVALAQRVAEATNWARDLINEPPNVVNPERLARAAQEMARQGGLKASVGGRKEIERLKMGMFLAVARGSVNEPQLIHIEYTPKNARHAKQAPLALVGKAITFDSGGLSLKPSDSMVDMKTDMAGSAAVLGAMKVIAAMKPPFPVHAFIGACENMPSGTAYRPSDVLVSRSGKTVEVTNTDAEGRLVLGDIITWATEHKPAALIDLATLTGACMVALGHYLTGAFGDHDATVNEVLESARAAGEEMWRMPVTELQKDALRSEIADMKNSGERWGGATNAALFLKEFVGETPWVHLDIAGPSISPKERGYNGKGATGVGVRTLVEYVRRRAAQLEGSEATQAPTAPAPKAKPARGGRARS; the protein is encoded by the coding sequence ATGAATTTCAGTTTCATCTCCGGCGAACTCGCCCGCGCGAGCGGTGAGCTGCTCGTGATTCCCCTCTTCGAAGGCGAGACCGGGGAAGGCTCGCCCGGCCTGCTCGCCCAGGCCCACGCCGCGCTCGAGGCCCGGCTGCTGCCGGCCGCCACCCAGGAGGGCTTCAAGGGCAAGAGCGAGCAGACCTTCGTGATGCACACGCTCGGCAAGTTCGAGGCGGAGCGCGTGCTGCTGCTCGGCCTGGGCCCGCGTGCCCGGTTCACCCCCGAGGTGTTGCGCCTGACGGCGGGCCGCGCCGCGAAGACGGCCCAGCGGCTCAAGGTGCGCTCGCTGGTGTTCGCGCTGCCCGGAGGGCAGGACGCCACGGCCAGCGTGCGCGCCGTGGTGGAGGGCCTGGAGCTGGGCACCTACCGCTTCGAGAACTACAAGTCCTCGGCCCGCGAGGAGAAGAACGCGCCCCGGCTGACCACGGTGAAGCTGGCGCTCGCCGAGGGGGAGAAGACGAAGGAGCTCGAGCAGACGGTGGCGCTCGCGCAGCGCGTGGCCGAGGCCACCAACTGGGCGAGGGATCTCATCAACGAGCCGCCCAACGTCGTCAACCCCGAGCGGCTGGCCCGCGCGGCGCAGGAGATGGCGCGCCAGGGAGGCCTCAAGGCGAGCGTGGGCGGGCGCAAGGAGATCGAGCGGTTGAAGATGGGGATGTTCCTCGCGGTGGCGCGGGGCAGCGTGAACGAGCCCCAGCTCATCCACATCGAGTACACGCCGAAGAACGCCCGGCACGCGAAGCAGGCCCCCCTGGCGCTGGTGGGCAAGGCCATCACCTTCGACTCCGGCGGCCTGTCGCTCAAGCCCTCCGACTCCATGGTGGACATGAAGACGGACATGGCCGGCTCGGCCGCGGTGCTCGGGGCCATGAAGGTCATCGCCGCGATGAAGCCCCCCTTCCCCGTGCACGCCTTCATCGGCGCGTGCGAGAACATGCCGTCTGGCACCGCCTACCGGCCGAGCGACGTGCTCGTGTCGCGCTCGGGCAAGACGGTGGAGGTGACGAACACGGACGCCGAGGGCCGCCTGGTGCTCGGCGACATCATCACCTGGGCCACCGAGCACAAGCCCGCGGCGCTCATCGATCTGGCCACGCTCACCGGCGCGTGCATGGTGGCGCTCGGCCACTACCTCACGGGCGCGTTCGGCGACCACGACGCGACGGTGAACGAGGTGCTGGAGTCGGCGCGCGCGGCGGGCGAGGAGATGTGGCGCATGCCGGTGACGGAGCTGCAGAAGGACGCGCTGCGCTCGGAGATCGCCGACATGAAGAACTCGGGCGAGCGCTGGGGCGGCGCCACCAACGCGGCGCTCTTCCTCAAGGAGTTCGTCGGGGAGACGCCGTGGGTGCACCTGGACATCGCCGGCCCCTCCATCAGCCCCAAGGAGCGCGGCTACAACGGCAAGGGCGCCACGGGCGTGGGCGTGCGCACGCTCGTGGAGTACGTGCGGCGCCGCGCCGCGCAGCTCGAGGGCAGCGAGGCCACGCAGGCCCCCACGGCTCCGGCTCCCAAGGCGAAGCCCGCGCGTGGCGGGCGCGCCCGGAGCTGA
- a CDS encoding serine hydrolase domain-containing protein: MTDSSMGFGVNVDPGEVGLDARRLRRIDTHFSRYVDDGRLAGWQVMVSRRGKVAHLTSHGLADKEAGVPVRTDTLWRIYSMTKPLTSVAAMMLWEEGAFELSDPVSRWLPEFAEPRVYTGGPAARPVTVPATEPIRVWHLLTHTAGLTYGFHRTHVTDELYRLQEADMGSADLATRVRGWAKLPLAFQPGAEWNYSVATDVLGRFVEVVSGQSLDTFFSERILKPLGMTDTAFWCPETQRHRLAALYTRAPGAPGTARIDAIGQEVMRPPVWLSGGGGLVSTTRDYTRFTWMLLRGGELDGARLLSPRTVRYMTQNHLPGKADLATFGRPLFAETRFDGVGFGLGFAVVDNPVAYRTPTSVGEYHWGGMASTAFWVDPAEHLTVVLMTQLMPSSAYPLRSQLRQLVYQALVD; the protein is encoded by the coding sequence ATGACGGACTCCAGCATGGGCTTTGGCGTCAACGTGGATCCGGGCGAGGTGGGCCTGGACGCGCGGCGGCTGCGGCGCATCGACACGCACTTCAGCCGCTACGTCGACGACGGGCGGCTCGCCGGCTGGCAGGTGATGGTGTCGCGCCGCGGCAAGGTCGCGCACCTGACGTCCCACGGGCTCGCCGACAAGGAGGCGGGCGTGCCGGTGCGCACGGACACCCTCTGGCGCATCTACTCCATGACGAAGCCCCTCACCTCCGTCGCGGCGATGATGCTCTGGGAGGAAGGCGCCTTCGAGCTGTCCGATCCCGTCAGCCGCTGGCTGCCCGAGTTCGCCGAGCCGCGCGTCTACACCGGAGGGCCCGCGGCCAGACCCGTCACCGTGCCCGCGACGGAGCCCATCCGCGTGTGGCACCTGCTCACCCATACCGCGGGGCTGACGTACGGCTTCCACCGCACGCACGTCACCGACGAGCTCTACCGGCTCCAGGAAGCCGACATGGGCAGCGCCGATCTCGCCACGCGCGTGCGCGGGTGGGCGAAGCTGCCGCTCGCGTTCCAGCCCGGGGCGGAGTGGAACTACTCGGTGGCCACGGACGTGCTCGGCCGGTTCGTCGAGGTCGTCTCCGGCCAGTCGCTCGACACCTTCTTCTCCGAACGCATCCTCAAGCCGCTCGGGATGACGGACACCGCCTTCTGGTGTCCCGAGACCCAGCGGCATCGTCTGGCGGCGCTGTACACCCGCGCGCCCGGAGCCCCGGGCACCGCGCGCATCGACGCGATCGGCCAGGAGGTGATGCGGCCTCCGGTGTGGCTGTCGGGCGGAGGCGGGCTGGTGTCGACGACGCGCGACTACACGCGCTTCACCTGGATGCTCCTGCGGGGCGGAGAGCTCGACGGCGCGCGCCTGCTGTCCCCGAGGACCGTGCGCTACATGACCCAGAACCACTTGCCGGGGAAGGCGGACCTGGCCACCTTTGGTCGGCCGCTGTTCGCCGAGACCCGGTTCGACGGAGTCGGCTTCGGGCTCGGCTTCGCCGTGGTCGACAATCCGGTGGCCTACCGCACGCCCACGAGCGTGGGCGAGTACCACTGGGGCGGCATGGCGAGCACCGCGTTCTGGGTCGACCCGGCCGAGCACCTGACCGTGGTCCTCATGACCCAGCTCATGCCGTCGAGTGCCTACCCCCTGCGCTCGCAGCTGCGCCAGCTCGTCTATCAAGCGCTCGTCGACTGA
- a CDS encoding zinc dependent phospholipase C family protein, whose product MPSLLLHLTAIERLAANPGELPEDFIRALSEDLAYARFGAALPDLPLCEGLVGGLGAHFSGRDWPPFARMFHERAPVALGLKMAELVAAGALVGTEAGLAILAGYFTHLCLDRALHPRVDELVLRHRRRGEHALVAHRQIEWTQTLFYLRELHGADLMGSPRLRSRFQVTKSAGMPLKGIGRGIYELVRLASQETLQQAPTKAELDGWVRGLYLGGLYLSSPLGRMRALPAWSQLSFQELYRNDSFDFAAEVERAVEQSRAVLRRLLAFMARGIFTPRARSRFLSEFPEGNIGARAA is encoded by the coding sequence ATGCCTTCGCTGTTGCTCCACCTCACGGCCATCGAGCGGCTGGCCGCCAACCCCGGCGAGCTGCCCGAGGACTTCATCCGCGCGCTCTCCGAGGATCTGGCCTACGCGCGCTTCGGCGCCGCCCTGCCGGACCTGCCCCTGTGCGAGGGGCTCGTCGGGGGGCTGGGCGCCCACTTCTCCGGGCGGGACTGGCCCCCCTTCGCGCGCATGTTCCACGAGCGCGCCCCGGTGGCCCTGGGCCTGAAGATGGCCGAGCTGGTGGCCGCCGGCGCCCTGGTGGGCACCGAGGCCGGGCTCGCGATCCTCGCCGGCTACTTCACCCACCTGTGCCTGGATCGCGCGCTCCACCCCCGGGTGGATGAGCTGGTGCTACGCCACCGGCGCCGGGGCGAGCACGCGCTCGTCGCCCACCGGCAGATAGAATGGACCCAGACGCTCTTCTACCTGCGCGAGCTGCATGGGGCGGACCTCATGGGCAGTCCGCGCCTGCGCTCGCGCTTCCAGGTGACCAAGAGCGCGGGCATGCCGCTCAAGGGCATCGGCCGGGGCATCTACGAGCTGGTGCGGCTCGCCTCCCAGGAGACGCTGCAGCAGGCGCCCACCAAGGCCGAGCTGGACGGGTGGGTGCGCGGCCTGTACCTGGGCGGGCTCTACCTCTCCAGTCCCCTGGGCCGCATGCGCGCCCTGCCGGCCTGGTCCCAGTTGAGCTTCCAGGAGCTCTACCGCAACGACTCCTTCGACTTCGCCGCCGAGGTGGAGCGCGCCGTAGAGCAGTCGCGCGCGGTGCTGCGGCGGCTGTTGGCCTTCATGGCCCGGGGCATTTTCACTCCCCGTGCCCGCTCGCGCTTCCTCTCCGAGTTCCCAGAAGGCAACATCGGCGCGCGCGCCGCCTAG
- a CDS encoding 3-hydroxybutyrate dehydrogenase, giving the protein MGTLTDRCALVTGAASGIGQAIAEALGAQGVRVLVSDLDEAGARAVAGRIPGAIAQRADVSSREDCRLLVERAQKEWGRLDILVNNAGLQHVSPVEEFPEDKWELMIRIMLVGPFLLTRYALPLMYARKWGRILNISSLHGVVASPYKSAYISAKHGLMGLTKTVALEAADKGVTVNALCPSYVRTPLVEKQIADQARVNHMSETDVIEKIMLAPAAVKRLLEPSEVAAYATFLCSDAAGGITGAAQMMDCGWTAR; this is encoded by the coding sequence ATGGGAACGTTGACGGACAGGTGCGCGCTCGTGACGGGCGCGGCGAGTGGAATTGGCCAGGCGATCGCCGAGGCGCTGGGCGCCCAAGGAGTCCGGGTGCTGGTCTCGGACCTCGACGAGGCGGGCGCGCGCGCGGTGGCCGGGCGCATCCCGGGCGCCATCGCGCAGCGGGCCGACGTGTCCTCGCGCGAGGACTGCCGGCTCCTCGTCGAGCGGGCGCAGAAGGAGTGGGGCCGGCTCGACATCCTGGTGAACAACGCGGGGCTCCAACACGTGTCTCCCGTGGAGGAGTTCCCCGAGGACAAGTGGGAGCTGATGATCCGCATCATGCTCGTGGGGCCCTTCCTCCTCACCCGCTACGCCCTGCCCCTCATGTACGCGCGCAAGTGGGGCCGCATCCTCAACATCTCCTCGCTGCACGGCGTGGTGGCCTCGCCGTACAAGTCCGCCTACATCTCCGCCAAGCACGGGCTCATGGGGCTCACGAAGACGGTGGCCCTGGAGGCCGCGGACAAGGGCGTGACGGTCAACGCCCTGTGCCCCAGCTACGTGCGCACCCCGCTCGTGGAGAAGCAGATCGCCGATCAGGCCCGCGTCAACCACATGAGCGAGACGGACGTCATCGAGAAGATCATGCTCGCCCCCGCCGCCGTCAAACGGCTCCTGGAGCCCTCGGAGGTAGCCGCCTACGCGACCTTCCTGTGCTCGGACGCGGCGGGCGGCATCACCGGCGCCGCCCAGATGATGGACTGCGGGTGGACGGCGCGATGA
- a CDS encoding sulfite exporter TauE/SafE family protein, which translates to MTLLLLIAAGVFAGTMGSLLGVGGGVILVPTLVLGFKVPLEDAVPASLMCVVASSCGASARYVERRLSDIRLGLTLELATVTGAIVGGLVASLVAPAWVALVFGLFTLYVSAQMLLARAAQEQGLDDYEPTNYPLGISGSFVAGGLSALLGVGGGPLKVPLMNHGMRVPFKVASATSNLMVGVTGAASVAAYAWRGHVNLALVAPLVVGVLAGASVGSRLMPRLPTAVLRRMFACVLLVVAAQMLWKGVDGIWPSVAR; encoded by the coding sequence ATGACGCTTCTCCTCTTGATCGCAGCGGGTGTGTTCGCGGGCACCATGGGTTCACTCCTGGGGGTCGGAGGAGGTGTCATCCTGGTTCCAACGCTCGTCCTGGGGTTCAAGGTGCCGCTGGAGGACGCGGTGCCGGCGAGCCTGATGTGCGTGGTGGCCAGCTCCTGTGGCGCGTCGGCGCGCTATGTGGAGCGGCGGCTGAGTGACATCCGCCTGGGGCTGACGCTGGAGCTGGCCACGGTGACGGGCGCCATCGTCGGCGGGCTGGTGGCGAGCCTGGTGGCTCCCGCCTGGGTCGCCCTGGTGTTCGGCCTCTTCACGCTCTACGTGTCGGCGCAGATGCTGCTGGCGCGCGCGGCTCAGGAGCAGGGGCTCGACGACTACGAGCCCACCAACTATCCGCTGGGCATCTCCGGCTCGTTCGTGGCCGGGGGCCTGTCGGCGCTGCTGGGCGTGGGCGGTGGTCCACTCAAGGTGCCGCTGATGAACCACGGCATGCGCGTGCCCTTCAAGGTGGCCAGTGCCACGAGCAACCTGATGGTCGGCGTGACGGGGGCCGCGAGCGTGGCCGCCTACGCCTGGCGCGGACACGTGAACCTCGCGCTGGTGGCGCCGCTGGTGGTGGGGGTGTTGGCGGGCGCCTCGGTGGGCAGTCGGCTCATGCCGCGCCTGCCCACGGCCGTGCTGCGCCGGATGTTCGCCTGTGTGCTGCTGGTGGTGGCGGCACAGATGCTGTGGAAGGGAGTGGATGGGATATGGCCGAGCGTGGCGAGGTGA
- a CDS encoding DUF4388 domain-containing protein, with translation MAARPKASLRPGQGGEPAVLELERPLAASLTPGQPLVAHFHSSEGVVLLREPAALGGFFAGSLSSLSVEEVLGHVVSGIRSGQLTLQNGPVQRTVTFRDGQPTFAVSSVHHERLGSVVVQLGLVTPEQLHLALGKVTPSLRIGAVLTREGFLSEANLYSAMTYLVREVMLNLFEMAEGSFLFLEGRQPPGDQVKLQERTRDLVIQGLKRGEAVARLRRRFPDELMVTTGAEAPPPGEESLFAQAAPGTSLGALRSFWEGSLFSFLTWVEERMRDGALVIQLRTTVPAVAPVAPMPRRASGTFAAIPPPVVAPMSPEERFNSLLAQIHTAIRLAGANPDLLRGFLESPQPGLEAAYEGVTLGPDGRLDVERIRSNVSSGGEALARAMTLEALDAFVSYALFSARNVLPGEMSERLYRGYRDLQEGLS, from the coding sequence GTGGCGGCTCGTCCCAAGGCCTCGCTTCGTCCAGGGCAGGGCGGTGAGCCGGCGGTGCTCGAGTTGGAGCGCCCGCTCGCCGCCAGCCTCACGCCGGGCCAACCCCTCGTGGCGCATTTCCACTCGTCCGAGGGGGTGGTGTTGTTGCGCGAGCCCGCCGCCCTGGGCGGCTTCTTCGCCGGCAGCCTCAGCTCGCTGTCCGTGGAGGAGGTGCTCGGCCATGTCGTCTCCGGCATCCGCAGCGGCCAGCTCACCCTCCAGAACGGTCCGGTGCAGCGCACCGTCACCTTCCGGGACGGCCAGCCCACCTTCGCCGTCTCCAGCGTGCACCACGAGCGGTTGGGCTCCGTGGTGGTGCAGCTGGGGCTCGTCACGCCCGAGCAGCTCCACCTCGCGCTCGGCAAGGTGACGCCCTCGCTGCGCATCGGCGCGGTGCTCACCCGCGAGGGCTTCCTGTCCGAGGCCAACCTCTACAGCGCCATGACGTACCTGGTGCGCGAGGTGATGCTCAACCTCTTCGAGATGGCCGAGGGCAGCTTCCTCTTCCTCGAGGGGCGTCAGCCTCCGGGAGATCAGGTGAAGCTCCAGGAGCGCACGAGGGATCTGGTCATCCAGGGCCTCAAGCGGGGCGAGGCGGTGGCGCGGCTGCGCCGGCGCTTCCCGGATGAGCTGATGGTCACCACCGGTGCCGAGGCGCCTCCTCCCGGAGAGGAGTCGCTCTTCGCCCAGGCGGCCCCTGGCACCTCGCTGGGCGCGCTGCGCTCCTTCTGGGAGGGCAGCCTCTTTTCCTTCCTCACCTGGGTGGAGGAGCGCATGCGCGATGGCGCGCTCGTCATCCAGCTCAGGACGACCGTGCCGGCCGTGGCGCCCGTGGCGCCCATGCCCCGGCGGGCCTCGGGCACCTTCGCGGCGATTCCCCCGCCCGTGGTGGCCCCCATGAGCCCCGAGGAGCGCTTCAACTCGCTGCTCGCGCAGATCCACACCGCCATCCGCCTCGCGGGTGCGAACCCGGACCTGCTGCGCGGCTTCCTCGAGTCGCCCCAGCCCGGGCTGGAGGCGGCCTACGAGGGCGTGACGCTCGGGCCGGATGGTCGCCTGGACGTGGAGCGCATCCGGAGCAACGTCTCCAGTGGTGGAGAGGCGCTCGCGCGCGCCATGACGCTCGAGGCGCTCGATGCCTTCGTGTCCTACGCGCTCTTCTCCGCGCGCAACGTGCTGCCCGGAGAGATGTCCGAGCGGCTCTACCGCGGCTACCGCGACCTGCAAGAGGGACTGTCATGA